From a single Anomaloglossus baeobatrachus isolate aAnoBae1 chromosome 4, aAnoBae1.hap1, whole genome shotgun sequence genomic region:
- the LOC142302265 gene encoding histone H3, giving the protein MARTKQTARKSTGGKAPRKQLATKAARKSAPATGGVKKPHRYRPGTVALREIRRYQKSTELLIRKLPFQRLVREIAQDFKTDLRFQSSAVMALQEASEAYLVGLFEDTNLCAIHAKRVTIMPKDIQLARRIRGERA; this is encoded by the coding sequence ATGGCCAGAACTAAGCAGACCGCCCGTAAATCCACCGGAGGGAAAGCTCCCCGCAAGCAGCTGGCCACTAAGGCTGCCAGGAAGAGCGCTCCCGCCACCGGCGGAGTGAAGAAGCCGCATCGCTACCGGCCGGGTACAGTCGCTCTCCGGGAGATCCGCCGCTACCAGAAATCCACCGAGCTGCTGATCCGGAAGCTTCCCTTCCAGCGCCTGGTGAGAGAGATCGCCCAGGACTTCAAGACCGATCTGCGCTTCCAGAGCTCGGCCGTCATGGCCCTGCAGGAGGCCAGCGAGGCTTATCTGGTGGGGCTGTTCGAGGACACCAACCTGTGCGCCATCCACGCCAAGAGGGTCACCATCATGCCCAAAGACATCCAGCTGGCCCGCCGCATCCGCGGGGAGAGGGCGTAG
- the LOC142301062 gene encoding histone H1.01-like: MAETAPAAAPPPPAEPAAKSKKQPKKSGAAKKSSKSSGPSASDLIMKAVSASKERSGVSLTALKKLLSAGGYDVEKNNSRLKLAIKALVNKGSLLQVKGSGASGSFKLNKKQETKDKAAKKKPAAAAKPKKPAAKKAAKSPKKPKKAPAAAKKSRKKAKKPAAAAKKAAKSPKKPKAAPKPKKVTKSPAKKAAKPKAAKSPAKKATKAKKPAAKK; the protein is encoded by the coding sequence ATGGCAGAGACCGCACCGGCCGCCGCTCCTCCTCCTCCCGCCGAACCGGCCGCCAAATCTAAGAAGCAGCCTAAGAAATCAGGTGCCGCCAAGAAAAGCAGCAAATCCTCCGGTCCCAGCGCCTCCGACCTGATCATGAAAGCCGTGTCCGCCTCCAAGGAGCGCAGTGGGGTGTCTCTGACCGCCCTGAAGAAGCTTCTGTCTGCCGGAGGATACGATGTGGAGAAGAATAACAGCCGCCTGAAGCTGGCCATCAAGGCTCTGGTCAACAAGGGCTCCCTGCTCCAGGTGAAGGGCAGCGGCGCCTCCGGGTCCTTCAAGCTGAACAAGAAGCAGGAGacgaaggacaaggcggccaagaagaagccagcagctgcggccaagcctaagaagccggcagccaagaaAGCGGCCAAATCTCCGAAGAAGCCCAAGAAGGCTCCGGCCGCGGCCAAGAAAAGCcggaaaaaggccaagaagcccgCAGCAGCCGCCAAGAAAGCGGCAAAGAGCCCCAAGAAGCCGAAGGCCGCTCCAAAGCCCAAGAAGGTGACGAAGAGTCCGGCTAAGAAGGCGGCAAAGCCCAAAGCTGCCAAGAGTCCGGCTAAGAAGGCGACTAAAGCCAAGAAGCCCGCGGCCAAGAAATAA
- the LOC142301063 gene encoding E3 ubiquitin/ISG15 ligase TRIM25-like: MASADLRDELLCSICRNIYTDPITLRCGHNFCRTCIDGVLDTEGGYGEYSCPECRATFRKWPPLQRNITLCNVVENYLSTQPHQEEITGIRCTYCIHSPVPAVRSCLHCEVYLCDNHLRVHRKSAEHVLTDPSTSLEKWKCSVHKKVLEYYCTEDAACICVSCSLAGEHQGHRVELLDEASKKKKKKLRLILWKLVTKRKETEDRVRSLEEKKRKSQEKAAAKVDRVTALCTDIRRLVDDLEKKVLSEMSRREEQVSLPLSNMILKVEMKKDELSRKMRHIEELCNMTDPLTVLQDPDIGDLCDPEENGGDEDTRGHDGGDEDTRGHDGSDEDTEGHDGSDEDTGGHDGSDEDTGGHDGSDEDTGGHDGSDEDTGGDRGVDLISHISQTLSAMIRDINVTFSVEDPADILLDINTAANHLLISDNLKTATWTRIRQNRPETAERFQDDQVMSRRGFTSGRHYWDVEIRRSGRWKVGMCYPSIDRKGGQSYITDNNKSWCLYKGQGYNNQYSVIHNSKVILLPQQISSDGVRICLDYEAGQLSFYELCDPITPSLPPSPSPFMLCYMYMMVL, translated from the coding sequence ATGGCGTCTGCTGATCTGAGAgacgagctgctctgctccatctgtaGGAACATTTATACCGATCCCATaaccctgagatgtggacacaacttctgccggacCTGTATTGATGGAGTGCTGGATACAGAGGGCGGGTATGGAGAatattcctgtcctgaatgtagagcaACATTTCGTAAGTGGCCTCCACTACAGAGGAATATAACCCTGTGTAATGTAGTGGAGAATTATCTATCTACTCAGCCACATCAGGAGgagatcaccgggatccgctgcacTTACTGTATTCACTCTCCTGTACCggctgttagatcctgtctacactgtgaggtTTATCTGTGTGATAATCACCTGAGAGTTCATAGAAAATCAGCAGAACACGTCCTaactgatcccagcacttctctggagaagtggaaatgttctgtccataagaaggttctggaatattactgcactgaggacgctgcttgtatctgtgtgtcctgcagtttggcCGGAGAACATCAGGGACATCGGGTGGAGCTGCTGGATGAGGCCtccaagaaaaagaagaagaaactgAGACTAATTCTCTGGAAGCTGGTTACAAAGAGAAAGGAGACTGAGGATAGAGTCCGAAGTCTGGAGGAGAAGAAGAGAAAATCTCAAGAAAAAGCAGCTGCAAAAGTCGATAGAGTTACtgccctgtgtacagacatcaggagactggtggacgacctggagaagaaggtcctgagtgagatgTCCAGGCGGGAAGAGCAGGTATCACTGCCACTGTCTAATATGATACTTAAGGTGGAAATgaagaaggacgagctgtccaggaagatgaggcacattgaggagctgtgtaacatgactgatcctCTGACTGTCTTACAGGATCCAGACATCGgtgacttgtgtgatcctgaggagaatggaggtgatgaggacacaagaggacatgatggaggtgatgaggacacaagaggacatgatggaagtgatgaggacacagagggacatgatggaagtgatgaggacacaggaggacatgatggaagtgatgaggacacaggaggacatgatggaagtgatgaggacacaggaggacatgatggaagtgatgaggacacaggaggtgaTCGGGGTGTGGATCTGATCTCACACATATCACAAACATTATCTGCTATGATAAGAGATATAAATGTGACCTTCTCTGTGGAAgatcctgcagacatattacttGATATAAACACGGCTGCTAATCATCTCCTTATATCAGACAACCTTAAAACTGCGACCTGGACAAGAATAAGACAgaatcgtccagaaacagcagagagattccaggatgatcaggtgatgagcaggaggggatttacctcaggacgacattactgggatgtggagatcaGGAGATCAGGGAGGTGGAAGGTGGGGATGTGTTACCCCAGTATAGATCGGAAGGGGGGTCAGTCATACATTACAGATAATAACAAGTCCTGGTGTCTGTATAAAGGACAGGGGTATAATAATCAATATTCAGTGATACATAACAGTAAAGTGATCCTGTTACCTCAGCAGATCTCCAGTGATGGagtcaggatctgtctggattatgaggccgggcagctgtccttttatgagctgtgtgaccccatcacaccttcactgccgccttcaCCGAGCCCCTTCATGCTGTGTTATATGTATATGATGGTTCTATAA